The proteins below come from a single Microtus pennsylvanicus isolate mMicPen1 chromosome 13, mMicPen1.hap1, whole genome shotgun sequence genomic window:
- the Nmnat1 gene encoding nicotinamide/nicotinic acid mononucleotide adenylyltransferase 1 produces MKARCGVPFASFRAEVVCWRTGAVWPAGLDDSNGVRGLHLDRQLQLVAMDTSEKTDVVLLACGSFNPITNMHLRLFELGKDYMNATGKYRVIKGIISPVGDAYRKKGLIPAHHRVIMAELATKNSHWVEVDTWESLQKEWVETVKVLRHHQEKLATGSCDHPQSSPSLDRPGRKRKWAEQKQDSSPKKPQESKPTGVPRVKLLCGADLLESFSVPNLWKIEDITQIVANYGLICITRAGSDAQKFIYESDVLWRYQSNIHLVDEWITNDISSTKIRRALRRGQSIRYLVPDLVQEYIEKHDLYSSESEDRNAGVILAPLQRNIAEAKHNSSTA; encoded by the exons ACGACAGCAATGGTGTCAGAGGTCTCCATTTAGATCGGCAGCTACAACTTGTCGCCATGGACACGTCTGAGAAGACCGACGTGGTTCTTCTGGCCTGTGGCTCTTTCAATCCCATCACCAACATGCACCTCAGGCTGTTTGAGCTGGGCAAGGACTACATGAATGCAACAG GAAAATACAGAGTTATCAAAGGTATAATTTCACCTGTTGGCGATGCGTACAGGAAGAAAGGCCTCATCCCTGCCCACCACCGAGTTATCATGGCAGAACTTGCCACCAAGAATTCCCACTGGGTGGAAGTGGACACGTGGGAAAGTCTTCAGAAGGAGTGGGTGGAGACTGTGAAGGTGCTCAG ACACCATCAAGAGAAACTGGCAACTGGCAGCTGTGATCACCCACAAAGTTCACCTTCGCTGGACAGGCCTGGGCGGAAGAGGAAGTGGGCTGAACAAAAACAGGATTCTAGTCCAAAGAAGCCCCAAGAGTCCAAACCAACAG GTGTACCCAGGGTGAAATTGCTGTGTGGGGCAGATTTACTGGAATCCTTTAGTGTGCCCAACTTGTGGAAGATCGAGGACATCACGCAAATTGTAGCCAACTATGGGCTCATATGTATCACGCGGGCCGGCAGTGATGCTCAGAAATTCATCTATGAGTCCGATGTGCTGTGGAGATACCAGAGCAACATCCACCTGGTGGATGAATGGATCACCAATGACATCTCATCCACTAAGATCCGGAGAGCTCTCAGAAGGGGCCAGAGCATCCGCTACTTGGTGCCGGACCTTGTCCAAGAATACATAGAAAAGCATGATCTGTACAGCTCCGAGAGTGAGGACAGGAATGCCGGGGTCATTCTGGCTCCTCTGCAGAGGAACATTGCCGAGGCTAAGCACAACAGTTCCACAGCATGA
- the Rbp7 gene encoding retinoid-binding protein 7: MPADLSGTWNLLSSDNFEGYMLALGIDFATRKIAKLLKPQKVIEQNGDSFTIHTYSSLRNYLVKFKVGEEFEEDNKGLDNRKCTSLVTWENDKLTCVQKGEKKNRGWSHWIEGGQLHLEMFCEGQVCKQTFQRA; encoded by the exons ATGCCAGCGGACCTCAGCGGCACCTGGAACCTTCTCAGCAGTGACAACTTCGAGGGCTACATGCTGGCCCTGG GTATCGACTTTGCGACTCGTAAGATCGCCAAGTTGTTGAAGCCACAGAAGGTGATCGAACAAAATGGGGATTCCTTTACCATCCACACATACAGCAGTCTAAGGAATTATCTTGTTAAGTTCAAAGTTGGAGAAGAATTTGAGGAAGATAACAAAGGCCTGGATAACAGAAAATGCACG AGCTTGGTTACCTGGGAGAACGACAAACTCACTTGTGTGcagaaaggggagaagaagaacAGAGGTTGGAGCCACTGGATTGAAGGGGGCCAGCTCCACCTG GAAATGTTCTGCGAAGGCCAGGTGTGCAAACAAACGTTCCAGAGAGCCTGA